One Micromonospora sp. WMMD812 genomic window carries:
- a CDS encoding SseB family protein: MTSPTWPQIVTRLRDTLTACDRDTDLELAAGPRAMRLLVRREVVRVVCPGYDEARLTALGWQRPTGEAGWWYETPRTPERLDWLSMFVARTAAEVLTGDPGALSCRPVPPAAEPGGPVPEPPVVEPPVVELLAAAADRRDLPGYLGVLAGATVCVPLAGEPAEDGDFPWTVVGDAAGAPLLPVFTSPGVLAAFAGEGVPFVALPCAELFEDWPDASWGLAVDPGSARAVALSAPALAALIATNVPAG; encoded by the coding sequence ATGACCTCGCCGACGTGGCCGCAGATCGTCACGCGGCTACGGGACACCCTCACGGCCTGCGACCGCGACACCGACCTGGAGCTGGCCGCCGGGCCGCGCGCGATGCGGCTCCTGGTCCGTCGCGAGGTGGTGCGGGTGGTCTGCCCGGGCTACGACGAGGCGCGCCTGACCGCGCTCGGCTGGCAGCGTCCGACCGGCGAGGCCGGCTGGTGGTACGAGACGCCGCGCACCCCGGAGCGGCTGGACTGGCTCAGCATGTTCGTCGCCCGCACCGCGGCCGAGGTGCTGACCGGTGACCCCGGCGCGCTCTCCTGCCGGCCGGTGCCACCGGCCGCGGAGCCCGGCGGACCGGTGCCGGAGCCGCCGGTGGTGGAGCCGCCGGTGGTGGAGCTGCTCGCCGCGGCCGCCGACCGGCGGGACCTCCCCGGCTACCTCGGGGTGCTGGCCGGCGCGACGGTCTGCGTCCCCCTGGCGGGTGAGCCGGCGGAGGACGGCGACTTCCCGTGGACGGTGGTCGGCGACGCGGCCGGCGCGCCGCTGCTGCCGGTCTTCACCTCCCCCGGGGTCCTCGCCGCGTTCGCCGGGGAGGGCGTGCCGTTCGTCGCGCTGCCCTGCGCCGAGCTGTTCGAGGACTGGCCGGACGCGTCCTGGGGGCTGGCGGTGGACCCAGGCAGCGCCCGGGCGGTCGCCCTGTCGGCGCCGGCCCTGGCCGCGCTGATCGCGACCAACGTGCCAGCCGGGTAA
- a CDS encoding WXG100 family type VII secretion target, translating into MSGPAGSAVQLWNGLDNALSGVQDAVDSVCRTLAWPLIQLVDMVDGEPAALRAKAAEWDALAGQIRDLAQGHRGTREAAQVGWRSPAGEAYGRRMAEVEQQLLDLAEQFAATAEYLRGVADGLQTVHDVLVDLCVEFVNFLLVTLVTALLMAPFTAGASWAAGVGLAVTRGMIAVTRALKVIRPLATHLQKVIRLLQRVLLYLRKLRSHLDKLVDKQKALRAGAKYADKRRAAGKADKWYHKVTDPTKGTYKLGKSGSPFDMSTLDRAAALRAHGVTDGARVIARDWATNLPWNVPNSVVHGVTWGTLALTSGLSVPGADLVSDQVGQAVQDGADWIDQNVFGQPPADQPAGR; encoded by the coding sequence ATGAGCGGGCCGGCCGGCAGCGCCGTGCAACTGTGGAACGGCCTCGACAACGCGCTCTCCGGTGTGCAGGACGCGGTCGACAGCGTCTGCCGCACCCTGGCCTGGCCACTCATCCAGCTGGTCGACATGGTCGACGGCGAGCCCGCCGCCCTGCGCGCCAAGGCCGCCGAGTGGGACGCGCTCGCCGGCCAGATCCGTGACCTGGCACAGGGCCATCGTGGCACCCGGGAGGCGGCGCAGGTCGGGTGGCGCTCGCCCGCCGGTGAGGCGTACGGCCGGCGCATGGCCGAGGTGGAGCAGCAGCTCCTCGATCTCGCCGAGCAGTTCGCCGCGACCGCGGAGTACCTGCGGGGCGTCGCCGACGGCCTGCAGACCGTGCACGACGTGCTGGTCGACCTCTGCGTCGAGTTCGTGAACTTCCTGCTGGTCACGCTGGTGACCGCGTTGCTCATGGCGCCGTTCACCGCCGGGGCCTCCTGGGCGGCCGGCGTGGGGCTGGCGGTGACCCGGGGCATGATCGCGGTGACCCGTGCGCTGAAGGTCATCCGACCGCTCGCCACCCACCTGCAGAAGGTGATCAGGCTGCTCCAGCGGGTGCTGCTCTACCTGCGTAAGCTGCGCAGCCACCTCGACAAGCTGGTCGACAAGCAGAAGGCGCTGCGCGCCGGCGCGAAGTACGCCGACAAGCGGCGCGCGGCCGGCAAGGCCGACAAGTGGTACCACAAGGTCACCGACCCGACGAAGGGCACCTACAAGCTGGGCAAGTCGGGTTCGCCGTTCGACATGAGCACCCTCGACCGGGCCGCCGCGCTGCGGGCGCACGGCGTCACCGACGGCGCTCGGGTGATCGCCCGCGACTGGGCCACCAACCTGCCCTGGAACGTGCCGAACTCGGTCGTCCACGGCGTGACCTGGGGGACGCTCGCGCTCACCTCCGGCCTCTCGGTGCCCGGCGCGGACCTGGTCAGCGACCAGGTCGGCCAGGCGGTGCAGGACGGCGCCGACTGGATCGACCAGAATGTCTTCGGGCAGCCGCCTGCCGACCAGCCGGCGGGTCGTTAG
- a CDS encoding MSMEG_4193 family putative phosphomutase: MVTVATLLLLRHGRTTANADGGLAGRQPVELDETGRAQAAAVGERLRAVPLAAVVTSPLIRCRQTLELALPDATPQVEDGLIECGYGSWEGQPLKKLAKEPLWPVVQQHPSAAVFPDGEAMAAMAARAVAAVRSWDARVTAEHGPEAVWLACSHGDVIKAIVADALGVHLDLFQRIVADPASVTAIRYTPLRPFLVRLNDTGGDLAGLVPPAPKRRRRAARRADSDAAVGGGAGTAG; the protein is encoded by the coding sequence GTGGTGACCGTGGCGACCCTTCTGCTTCTGCGACACGGCCGGACGACCGCGAACGCCGACGGTGGCCTGGCCGGCCGGCAACCGGTCGAGCTGGACGAGACCGGCCGGGCGCAGGCCGCCGCGGTGGGAGAGCGGCTGCGTGCGGTGCCCCTGGCCGCGGTGGTCACCAGCCCGCTGATTCGGTGCCGGCAGACCCTGGAGCTGGCGCTGCCCGACGCGACCCCACAGGTCGAGGACGGGCTGATCGAGTGCGGCTACGGCAGTTGGGAGGGGCAGCCGCTGAAGAAGCTCGCCAAGGAGCCGCTCTGGCCGGTGGTCCAACAGCATCCCAGCGCGGCCGTCTTCCCGGACGGCGAGGCGATGGCCGCGATGGCCGCGCGCGCGGTGGCGGCGGTGCGGTCGTGGGACGCCCGGGTGACCGCCGAGCACGGGCCGGAGGCGGTCTGGCTGGCGTGCAGCCACGGCGACGTGATCAAGGCCATCGTGGCGGACGCGCTCGGCGTACATCTGGATCTGTTTCAGCGGATCGTCGCGGACCCGGCGTCGGTGACCGCGATCCGCTACACCCCGCTGCGGCCGTTCCTGGTCCGGCTCAACGACACCGGTGGCGACCTCGCCGGGCTGGTCCCGCCGGCGCCCAAGCGACGCCGCCGGGCGGCCCGGCGGGCCGACTCGGACGCCGCGGTGGGCGGCGGCGCCGGCACCGCCGGCTGA
- a CDS encoding DUF3090 domain-containing protein, translated as MTHQVHAFEPPERFVAGTVGPPGERTFFLQARGGGRLVSVALEKVQVSLLAEKLEELLTEAQRRFGVDLPEAPAALGDNDPLDTPVDEEFRVGTLGLAFDVDSATVVIEAIAAGEVEAEVELGESEDEDEDDEEPDEDLDRLRVRLTPQATREFIERARRVVNAGRPPCPLCGQPLDPAGHLCPRHNGYHR; from the coding sequence ATGACCCACCAGGTGCACGCCTTCGAGCCGCCGGAGCGGTTCGTCGCCGGGACCGTCGGGCCGCCCGGGGAGCGCACGTTCTTCCTCCAGGCCCGCGGCGGAGGCCGGCTGGTCAGCGTCGCGCTGGAAAAGGTCCAGGTGTCCCTGCTCGCCGAGAAGCTCGAGGAGTTGCTCACCGAGGCTCAGCGCCGGTTCGGGGTGGACCTGCCCGAGGCGCCGGCCGCGCTCGGCGACAACGACCCGCTGGACACGCCGGTCGACGAGGAGTTTCGGGTCGGCACCCTCGGGCTGGCCTTCGACGTCGACAGCGCGACGGTGGTGATCGAGGCGATCGCCGCCGGCGAGGTGGAGGCCGAGGTCGAGCTGGGCGAGTCCGAGGACGAGGACGAGGACGACGAGGAGCCGGACGAGGACCTCGACCGGCTGCGGGTCCGGCTGACCCCGCAGGCGACCCGCGAGTTCATCGAGCGGGCCCGGCGGGTGGTCAACGCCGGCCGTCCGCCCTGCCCGCTCTGTGGCCAACCGCTGGATCCCGCCGGGCACCTGTGCCCGCGGCACAACGGTTACCACCGGTGA
- a CDS encoding YbaB/EbfC family nucleoid-associated protein yields MTDPMSAFDALAGRIADIERRFAGLRDDLAELSATGTDENGLVSVTVDATGGLTGLTFAPTALRAGTEGLAELVLEAYRRARTAATEQVEEHTEGLDAKLGAGLSDLFGTPGDFSAMGRLEETISRLGRLDGRLPGSPA; encoded by the coding sequence ATGACTGACCCGATGTCCGCGTTCGACGCGCTCGCCGGACGGATCGCCGACATCGAGCGCCGGTTCGCCGGCCTGCGCGACGACCTGGCCGAACTGTCCGCCACCGGGACCGACGAGAACGGGCTCGTGTCGGTGACCGTCGACGCCACCGGTGGGCTCACCGGCCTCACCTTCGCGCCGACCGCGCTGCGTGCCGGCACCGAAGGGCTGGCCGAGCTGGTGCTCGAGGCGTACCGGCGCGCCCGCACGGCCGCCACCGAACAGGTCGAGGAGCACACCGAGGGGCTGGACGCCAAGCTCGGCGCCGGGCTGAGCGACCTGTTCGGCACTCCGGGCGACTTCTCGGCGATGGGCCGCCTCGAGGAGACCATCAGCCGGCTCGGGCGGCTGGACGGCCGCCTGCCCGGCTCGCCCGCATGA
- a CDS encoding SCO1664 family protein, which yields MTSSGTQPRQDGAAALRLLRDGEFELEGRLVDASNTTLRGVLTLDGVAARCVYKPVRGERPLWDFPDGTLAGREVSAYLVSAATGWDLVPPTVLRDGPFGPGSCQLWIDEPEDGEPLVGFVPADALPPRWFPIAAARDDDGTPYALAHADDPRLARLAVLDAVINNADRKGGHVLVGPDDRIYGVDHGVSFHVEEKLRTVLWGWAGRQLPPDAVEMLDALAGQVAGPLGAELADHLTISEIAEVAARIDRLRDTGRFPLPPEEWPAVPWPPM from the coding sequence GTGACCTCTTCCGGCACCCAGCCCCGCCAGGACGGCGCCGCCGCGCTCCGGTTGCTGCGCGACGGTGAGTTCGAGCTGGAGGGGCGGCTGGTCGACGCGTCGAACACCACGCTGCGCGGGGTGCTGACCCTGGACGGGGTGGCCGCGCGCTGCGTGTACAAGCCGGTGCGTGGCGAGCGCCCGCTCTGGGACTTCCCGGACGGCACCCTGGCCGGCCGCGAGGTGTCGGCCTACCTGGTCTCCGCGGCCACCGGCTGGGACCTGGTGCCGCCGACCGTGCTCCGGGACGGCCCGTTCGGGCCGGGCTCCTGCCAGCTCTGGATCGACGAGCCGGAGGACGGTGAGCCGCTGGTCGGGTTCGTGCCCGCGGACGCGCTGCCGCCCCGCTGGTTCCCGATCGCGGCCGCCCGCGACGACGACGGCACCCCGTACGCCCTGGCGCACGCCGACGACCCCCGGCTGGCCCGACTCGCGGTGCTCGACGCGGTGATCAACAACGCCGACCGGAAGGGCGGGCACGTGCTCGTCGGCCCGGACGACCGGATCTACGGCGTGGACCACGGGGTGAGCTTCCACGTCGAGGAGAAGCTCCGGACGGTGCTCTGGGGCTGGGCCGGGCGGCAGCTGCCGCCGGACGCGGTGGAGATGCTTGACGCGCTCGCCGGCCAGGTCGCCGGCCCGCTCGGCGCCGAACTCGCCGACCACCTGACGATCAGTGAGATCGCCGAGGTGGCCGCCCGGATCGACCGGCTGCGCGACACCGGCCGGTTTCCGCTGCCGCCGGAGGAGTGGCCGGCGGTGCCCTGGCCGCCGATGTGA
- a CDS encoding LLM class F420-dependent oxidoreductase, whose product MRLGLSLGYQTAWSTPADHLALAQEADRLGYSVVWAAEAYGSDSPSMLAWMAGQTERIDVGSAVMQIPGRTPAMTAMTAATIDALSGGRFRLGLGVSGPQVSEGWHGVRFGKPLARTREFVDIVKLAIARKEVAYDGEFYTLPLPEGPGKALRLGFHPPREHIPIYLAAVGPKNLELAGEIADGWLAVFYAPEFAQEQLDSVRAGRAKAGKELAGFDVVPSVPVVVGDDVHACAELVRWYAALYVGGMGSRQQNFYNQLATRMGYGDAAREVQDLYLAKRQRDAAAAVPLEFIDRTSLLGPKERIAERMREYAEAGVTTLSVTLFVADRESGVQTLRTVAEALELSGVGE is encoded by the coding sequence GTGCGACTCGGGCTCAGCCTCGGATACCAGACGGCGTGGAGTACACCCGCCGACCATCTGGCCTTGGCTCAGGAGGCGGATCGGCTCGGCTACTCGGTGGTGTGGGCGGCGGAGGCCTACGGCTCCGACTCGCCGAGCATGCTCGCCTGGATGGCCGGTCAGACCGAGCGGATCGACGTGGGCAGCGCGGTGATGCAGATCCCCGGCCGCACCCCGGCGATGACCGCGATGACCGCGGCGACCATCGACGCGCTCTCCGGCGGCCGGTTCCGGCTCGGCCTCGGCGTGTCCGGTCCGCAGGTCTCCGAGGGCTGGCACGGGGTGCGCTTCGGCAAGCCGCTCGCGCGGACCCGGGAGTTCGTGGACATCGTGAAGCTGGCGATCGCCCGCAAGGAGGTCGCGTACGACGGGGAGTTCTACACGCTGCCGCTGCCCGAGGGCCCGGGCAAGGCGCTGCGGCTGGGCTTCCACCCGCCGCGCGAGCACATCCCGATCTACCTGGCCGCGGTCGGCCCGAAGAACCTGGAGCTGGCCGGCGAGATCGCCGACGGCTGGCTGGCCGTCTTCTACGCCCCCGAGTTCGCCCAGGAGCAGCTGGACTCGGTGCGGGCCGGCCGCGCCAAGGCGGGCAAGGAGCTGGCCGGTTTCGACGTCGTGCCGTCGGTGCCGGTGGTGGTCGGCGACGACGTGCACGCCTGCGCCGAGCTGGTCCGCTGGTACGCCGCGCTCTACGTCGGCGGGATGGGCAGCCGGCAGCAGAACTTCTACAACCAGCTGGCCACCCGGATGGGCTACGGCGACGCCGCCCGGGAGGTGCAGGACCTCTACCTCGCCAAGCGGCAGCGCGACGCGGCCGCCGCGGTGCCCCTGGAGTTCATCGACCGCACCTCGCTGCTCGGCCCGAAGGAGCGCATCGCCGAGCGGATGCGGGAGTACGCCGAGGCCGGCGTCACGACGCTGTCGGTGACCCTCTTCGTGGCGGACCGGGAGAGCGGCGTGCAGACCCTGCGTACCGTGGCCGAGGCCCTGGAGCTGTCCGGAGTCGGCGAGTGA
- a CDS encoding undecaprenyl-diphosphate phosphatase, with product MTWVEAIVLGIVQGLTEFLPISSSGHLRITSAIFFGRDAGASFTAVTQLGTEAAVLIYFAKDIWRITRTWVLGLWDRSVRTSLDYRMGWYVIVGTIPIGIFGYLFKDQIRTAGRNLWLVATTLIVFAFVLAFAEYWGRQTRTLENFRMRDGVVMGFAQAMALIPGVSRSGGTLTAGLLLNLTRETAARYSFLLAIPAVVLSGIFSLGDVFEPSAPGTAAPTVAMLIVATIIAFGVGYAAIAWLLRYVAHHTLYVFVLYRVALGTLVLALLMTGTITAT from the coding sequence GTGACCTGGGTCGAGGCCATCGTCCTGGGCATCGTCCAGGGGCTCACGGAATTCCTGCCGATCAGTTCGTCGGGCCACCTGCGGATCACCTCGGCGATCTTCTTCGGGCGCGACGCCGGCGCGTCGTTCACCGCGGTGACCCAGCTGGGCACCGAGGCGGCGGTGCTCATCTACTTCGCCAAGGACATCTGGCGGATCACCCGCACCTGGGTCCTGGGACTGTGGGACCGGTCGGTGCGCACCAGCCTGGACTACCGGATGGGCTGGTACGTCATCGTCGGCACCATCCCGATCGGGATCTTCGGCTATCTGTTCAAGGACCAGATCCGCACCGCCGGCCGCAACCTCTGGCTGGTGGCCACCACGCTGATCGTCTTCGCCTTCGTGCTCGCGTTCGCCGAGTACTGGGGACGGCAGACCCGCACGCTGGAGAACTTCCGGATGCGCGACGGCGTGGTGATGGGCTTCGCCCAGGCGATGGCGCTGATCCCGGGAGTGTCCCGCTCCGGCGGCACGCTCACCGCCGGCCTGCTGCTGAACCTCACCCGGGAGACGGCGGCCCGGTACTCGTTCCTGCTCGCCATCCCGGCGGTGGTGCTCTCCGGGATCTTCAGTCTCGGCGACGTCTTCGAACCGTCCGCGCCGGGCACGGCGGCACCGACGGTCGCCATGCTGATCGTGGCCACGATCATCGCCTTCGGCGTCGGGTACGCGGCCATCGCCTGGCTGCTGCGCTACGTCGCCCACCACACCCTGTACGTCTTCGTGCTCTACCGGGTCGCGCTGGGCACGCTGGTCCTCGCCCTACTGATGACGGGCACCATCACCGCCACCTGA
- a CDS encoding DUF5703 family protein, which yields MDYEYAPLRLPPNVDRLTAAAQLAIQAEFSGWELARVRLFRDGTRQVMLRRRRVNQPQPGLSY from the coding sequence ATGGACTACGAATACGCGCCGCTGCGGTTGCCGCCGAATGTCGACCGGTTGACCGCCGCGGCGCAGCTGGCGATCCAGGCGGAGTTCTCCGGATGGGAGTTGGCCCGGGTGCGGCTGTTTCGGGACGGCACGCGGCAGGTGATGCTGCGCCGTCGGCGGGTCAACCAGCCGCAGCCGGGCCTGTCGTACTGA
- a CDS encoding aldo/keto reductase, with product MQQRPLGRSGLAVSRLALGTMTWGRDTDADDAAAQLKSYLDAGGNLIDTADVYGDGDAESVIGSLLGTLVPRDDLLIATKAGLRPGNGRRRDNSRGHLLRTLDASLRRLGTDHVDLFQVHGYDPATPLEETLAALDHAVASGRVRYVGVSNFSGWQTARAATWQTAWPGRAPVVAAQVEYSLLERGVEREVLPACDALGLGVLPWSPLGRGVLTGKYRHGRPADSRAASPHFERFVATYLDPRCSSIVEAVVTAAGGLGVSPLEVALAWIRDRPGVTAPILGARTVGQLLGALQVERMTLPEEITTALDDVSSLPVGYPERDS from the coding sequence ATGCAACAGCGACCGCTCGGCCGAAGCGGGCTGGCGGTTTCGCGGCTCGCGCTCGGCACCATGACCTGGGGACGGGACACCGACGCCGACGATGCTGCCGCCCAGCTGAAGAGTTACCTCGACGCGGGCGGCAACCTGATCGACACGGCCGACGTCTACGGCGACGGTGACGCCGAGTCGGTGATCGGGTCGCTGCTCGGCACCCTGGTCCCCCGCGACGACCTGCTGATCGCTACCAAGGCGGGGTTGCGGCCGGGCAACGGCCGGCGCCGCGACAACTCCCGGGGCCACCTGCTGCGTACGTTGGATGCCTCGCTGCGCCGGCTCGGCACCGACCACGTCGACCTGTTCCAGGTGCACGGGTACGATCCGGCCACCCCGCTGGAGGAGACCCTCGCGGCCCTCGACCACGCGGTGGCCAGCGGCCGGGTCCGGTACGTCGGCGTGTCCAACTTCTCCGGCTGGCAGACCGCCCGCGCGGCCACCTGGCAGACCGCGTGGCCCGGCCGGGCGCCCGTGGTGGCCGCCCAGGTGGAGTACTCGCTGCTGGAACGGGGGGTGGAGCGGGAGGTGCTGCCCGCCTGCGACGCGCTCGGCCTGGGTGTGCTGCCCTGGTCGCCGCTCGGGCGTGGGGTGCTGACCGGCAAGTACCGGCACGGCCGTCCGGCGGACTCCCGGGCCGCGTCGCCGCACTTCGAGCGGTTCGTGGCCACCTACCTCGACCCGCGCTGCTCCAGCATCGTGGAGGCGGTGGTGACCGCCGCCGGTGGGCTCGGGGTCTCGCCGCTGGAGGTGGCGCTGGCCTGGATCCGGGACCGGCCCGGGGTGACCGCCCCGATCCTGGGCGCCCGCACGGTCGGGCAGTTGCTCGGCGCGCTCCAGGTGGAGCGGATGACCCTGCCGGAGGAGATCACCACCGCGCTGGACGACGTCTCGTCGTTGCCGGTCGGCTATCCCGAGCGCGACAGCTGA